From one Caldithrix abyssi DSM 13497 genomic stretch:
- the rfbD gene encoding dTDP-4-dehydrorhamnose reductase gives MASLIVVGANGLLGQNLIKRFRKKHQIFAASVEEQPFFPADHVYSYTQLDITNRVAVIDFLQTIKPDIVINTAAFTNVDACEEQPEHCWSVNVRGVEYLVDASRSFNPIFIHVSTDYVFDGENGPYSEEDEPNPRGNYARSKLAAEHVVENSNLEYIIARTQVLFGVANGVRHNFVTWVIEQLTNNKKIRIVDDQIGTPTYAPDFCEAIDRLLEREAFGLFHVSGAEIISRYDFAVKIAQVFELDASLIERITSKELKQKAPRPMNSAFKVYKLINYSGWEPHSLDEALKLMKKELAVVDG, from the coding sequence ATGGCGAGTTTAATAGTTGTTGGCGCGAATGGGTTATTGGGCCAAAATCTCATAAAACGATTCAGAAAAAAACATCAGATTTTTGCGGCCTCTGTTGAGGAACAGCCGTTTTTCCCAGCAGACCATGTTTACAGCTACACACAACTGGACATTACCAATCGTGTAGCGGTGATTGATTTTCTGCAAACCATTAAACCCGACATTGTCATCAATACGGCGGCTTTTACCAATGTGGACGCCTGCGAAGAACAGCCGGAACACTGCTGGAGCGTTAATGTGCGCGGAGTGGAGTATCTGGTTGACGCCAGTCGTTCATTTAACCCTATTTTTATTCACGTATCAACAGACTACGTGTTTGACGGAGAAAACGGCCCCTATTCCGAAGAGGATGAGCCCAATCCGCGCGGAAATTATGCGCGTAGCAAACTGGCCGCCGAACATGTGGTGGAAAATTCCAATCTGGAATACATTATTGCGCGTACGCAGGTGCTTTTTGGCGTGGCAAACGGCGTCCGTCACAATTTTGTCACCTGGGTAATCGAGCAATTGACAAACAATAAAAAAATTCGTATCGTTGATGACCAGATCGGGACGCCGACGTATGCGCCTGATTTTTGTGAAGCCATTGATCGCCTGTTAGAGCGTGAAGCGTTTGGGCTTTTTCATGTTTCGGGGGCGGAGATTATTTCACGGTACGATTTTGCCGTAAAAATTGCGCAGGTTTTCGAGCTGGATGCTTCGTTGATTGAGCGCATTACCAGCAAAGAGCTGAAGCAAAAGGCGCCGCGTCCCATGAATTCGGCCTTTAAAGTTTACAAATTGATCAATTACTCCGGCTGGGAGCCGCATTCGCTGGACGAAGCTTTAAAGTTAATGAAAAAGGAATTGGCAGTAGTAGATGGTTGA
- a CDS encoding PorV/PorQ family protein has protein sequence MKKFAIILLAVLMVSMLGQDLYAQGEAAVPFLLIAPGARNGGLGEAGVALVNDATAIYWNPAGLAFQYEDPAVDRPRQLSLMHSRWLPQFNFSDLFYDFAAGRYYVEGIGMFGASITFLNLGKNVWTDETGAELGTFDSFEYAISLAYATKLKPNLGIGVNAKIIQSNLSDVSVGSEDRDGRATSFAVDVGVLWRPGYEIFDNRLSVGANISNFGPKVTYIDRAQADPLPTNLRLGLAYKAYDDGFNKLLVVYDTNRLLVYRYADGTSDGVFKAAFYSVWVKGSIKDRLRRFTHSVGLEYSYGSLIALRVGYFYEDPKFGDRKFITFGGGIGFNLFNIDFSYISAAKDHPLAETMRFSLGIKF, from the coding sequence ATGAAAAAGTTTGCAATCATTCTGCTTGCCGTTTTAATGGTTTCCATGCTCGGACAGGACCTTTACGCTCAGGGCGAGGCGGCCGTTCCGTTCTTGTTAATCGCGCCCGGCGCCCGTAATGGCGGTTTAGGCGAAGCAGGCGTTGCGTTGGTAAATGACGCCACGGCGATCTACTGGAATCCTGCCGGACTGGCGTTTCAATATGAAGACCCGGCCGTGGACAGGCCGCGTCAACTCTCGTTGATGCACTCGCGCTGGTTGCCGCAGTTCAACTTTAGCGATCTGTTCTACGATTTTGCCGCCGGTCGTTACTACGTTGAAGGAATTGGCATGTTCGGCGCCAGTATTACCTTTTTGAACCTGGGGAAAAATGTGTGGACGGATGAAACCGGCGCGGAGCTGGGGACGTTCGATTCTTTTGAATACGCCATTTCGCTGGCTTATGCCACCAAACTAAAGCCTAACCTGGGCATTGGCGTCAACGCTAAAATTATTCAGAGTAATTTAAGCGATGTGTCCGTCGGTTCCGAAGACCGCGACGGGCGCGCCACCAGCTTTGCGGTTGACGTGGGCGTTTTGTGGCGACCGGGTTACGAAATTTTTGACAATCGCTTAAGCGTTGGCGCAAATATTTCCAACTTTGGCCCCAAGGTTACCTACATCGACCGGGCGCAGGCCGATCCGCTGCCCACCAATTTACGTCTGGGCCTGGCCTACAAAGCCTATGACGACGGTTTTAACAAATTACTGGTGGTTTACGATACCAATCGTTTGTTGGTTTATCGTTATGCAGACGGCACGTCGGATGGCGTTTTTAAGGCGGCTTTTTATTCGGTTTGGGTGAAAGGCAGCATAAAAGACCGGTTGCGTCGGTTTACCCATTCGGTCGGTCTGGAATACAGCTATGGCTCTTTAATTGCGTTGCGCGTCGGTTATTTTTATGAAGACCCAAAATTTGGCGATCGAAAATTTATCACTTTTGGCGGCGGGATTGGCTTCAATCTGTTCAATATCGATTTTAGTTACATCTCTGCGGCAAAAGATCACCCGCTGGCCGAAACCATGCGTTTCAGCCTGGGCATCAAGTTCTGA
- a CDS encoding polyprenol monophosphomannose synthase yields the protein MVDPEKAVIVIPTYNEALNVERLVKEIHRYVPQVSILFVDDNSPDGTAQIIKKMQKDDRRILLLERPKKEGLGRAYIAGFKVALDKGFEYVFEMDADFSHDPKELPNFLKEMQQYDLVIGSRYIKGVNVINWPLRRLLLSYFANVYTRVITGVPIQDCTGGYKCFRKEVLQAIDFDRIKSNGYAFQIELNVKAWKKGFKIKEIPIIFVDRVFGESKLSRRIMWEAVFLVWKLRFLSLIKKL from the coding sequence ATGGTTGATCCTGAAAAAGCAGTAATCGTCATCCCAACCTACAACGAAGCTTTAAATGTAGAACGGTTGGTAAAGGAAATACATCGTTACGTACCGCAAGTTTCGATTCTTTTTGTGGATGACAATTCGCCGGATGGCACGGCGCAAATCATCAAAAAAATGCAAAAAGACGACCGGCGCATCCTTTTGCTGGAACGACCTAAAAAGGAAGGGCTGGGTCGGGCCTACATTGCGGGCTTTAAAGTGGCGCTGGATAAGGGCTTTGAATATGTGTTCGAAATGGACGCGGATTTTTCTCATGACCCGAAAGAGCTGCCCAATTTTTTGAAGGAGATGCAGCAATACGACCTGGTCATCGGCTCGCGCTACATTAAAGGCGTTAATGTGATTAACTGGCCTTTGCGTCGATTGTTGTTAAGTTATTTTGCCAATGTTTACACGCGCGTGATTACCGGCGTGCCCATTCAGGATTGCACCGGCGGTTACAAGTGTTTTCGTAAGGAAGTTTTGCAGGCAATAGACTTTGACCGCATTAAATCCAATGGCTATGCATTCCAGATCGAATTAAACGTTAAGGCCTGGAAAAAGGGATTCAAAATTAAAGAAATCCCCATTATTTTTGTTGATCGCGTTTTTGGCGAGTCTAAGTTATCCAGGCGCATCATGTGGGAAGCCGTCTTTCTGGTCTGGAAATTGCGTTTTTTAAGTTTAATAAAAAAATTATAG
- a CDS encoding Trm112 family protein produces the protein MLDESLLEILACPQCRGELEYDKEEDKLICHHCRLIFRIEDGIPIMLIDEAQKF, from the coding sequence ATGTTAGATGAGTCGTTATTGGAGATTTTAGCCTGTCCCCAGTGCAGGGGCGAACTGGAGTATGATAAAGAAGAAGATAAGCTGATATGCCACCATTGCCGGTTAATATTCCGTATTGAGGATGGTATTCCGATTATGCTGATTGACGAGGCGCAAAAATTTTAG
- a CDS encoding T9SS type A sorting domain-containing protein: MKMKMNILVAGFVPVLLALNLSLAQTPSSFDSLKICALRVEFQPDENPLTTGNGLFMIDTVTTDPFAVDPAPHNKQYFEDQLAAAANYFWKVSKGRLTITGDVFPSGENEAFRLPRQMGAYNPNTTDEEINKGISQLFVDAVKAADQSAESIDFSQYDLVVIFHAGVGRDIELGYDPTPQDIPSLYLSPAFLKAALGDTFNGVPVNNGQKLISSGILLPETQNQEGYHIALTGFLVSNIGSYLGLYDLFSPSTQKSAVGRFGLMDAGLLNVNGLIPAPPSAFSRYLLGWENPVELSEPAADIPLARLFSESALTGNTLYKVPINQDEYYLIECRGDPAVNIDSLYQELAYARDELPSYMELLKTYLNDGIEIGPSGVLTGVENYDWGLPGSGILIWHIDERVIREKGAQNRINDDPNWRAVDLEEADGSQDIGQNYTLLDAGYGTELGWFADFWFKNRPDYLKNFELYQNEFSSTSRPATLSNWNHALSHIKLYNFSENRGDVMFFSFTREMTEKGFPLSLTATAEQAATDFLWLKYRNDNYLYFGLDNGQVKVLTVDDSLQQTEIFAVYDDQDGAPLRYLNAMEISGDEAFDNLVMTYEQKIVIKAVEDARQSALNPALEWQAPASIVARPVVDGNQLLVNCANDSLYRLEVNGSSLSVVGRQAGYGNYRSLVFYPEFALPEGLTVDYIGVGVHADQTRFLAMATREDQQTVFTIIEGGKKRFFTIDALPVADFSLADMDGNGRVDIVFNSENKIFALNTNGTFVTDFPIEVAFDHADRLIGTPLIVDLDGDGEAEIVVASQNGGLLAFSRQGKLLVDFPLSIGGQMSGSPALVQWDEDAPLELLAVNDQGLVTVWELNYNGTPETIWPLARLNPTGNPVFQLQGGSAVQEDVSLLPAGRAYNYPNPNEGNFTTIRYYLSEPAQVFIRIFDLAGKRMLTIDMPGRGQTDNEFVWNVEDVPSGVYLCQIEAKSDVSGKTERRLFKIMVVH, encoded by the coding sequence ATGAAAATGAAGATGAACATATTGGTTGCAGGCTTCGTGCCTGTTTTGCTCGCCCTGAACCTTTCGCTTGCTCAGACGCCGTCCTCCTTCGATTCGCTAAAAATTTGCGCTCTGCGTGTGGAGTTCCAGCCCGATGAAAACCCGTTAACCACGGGCAACGGGTTGTTTATGATCGATACCGTTACCACCGATCCCTTTGCCGTTGACCCCGCGCCGCACAACAAACAGTATTTCGAAGATCAGCTCGCCGCGGCCGCTAACTATTTCTGGAAGGTGTCCAAAGGACGCTTAACGATTACCGGGGATGTTTTTCCGTCGGGCGAAAACGAAGCCTTTCGTCTGCCCAGACAGATGGGCGCTTATAATCCGAATACGACCGATGAGGAAATCAATAAAGGCATCAGTCAATTATTTGTGGATGCCGTTAAAGCCGCCGATCAAAGCGCGGAATCCATCGATTTCAGTCAATACGACCTGGTGGTGATTTTTCATGCAGGCGTGGGGCGCGACATTGAGCTTGGTTACGATCCCACGCCGCAGGATATTCCCTCGCTCTATTTGAGCCCCGCCTTTTTAAAAGCCGCTCTGGGCGATACTTTTAACGGCGTTCCGGTCAATAACGGGCAAAAGCTGATCTCTTCTGGCATTTTATTGCCGGAAACGCAAAACCAGGAAGGCTACCATATTGCCTTAACCGGTTTTCTGGTTTCCAACATTGGCAGCTATCTGGGGCTTTATGATCTGTTCAGCCCGAGTACGCAAAAAAGCGCCGTTGGCCGATTTGGATTAATGGATGCCGGGCTGCTGAATGTGAATGGATTGATTCCCGCTCCACCCAGCGCTTTTTCTCGTTATTTGCTGGGCTGGGAAAATCCCGTTGAGCTGAGCGAGCCGGCCGCAGATATTCCACTGGCCCGTTTATTTTCTGAAAGCGCGCTGACCGGTAATACGCTTTACAAGGTGCCCATTAATCAGGACGAGTATTATCTGATCGAATGCCGCGGTGACCCTGCGGTTAATATCGATTCGCTGTACCAGGAGCTGGCCTACGCGCGCGACGAATTGCCCAGCTACATGGAATTGCTGAAGACCTATTTAAACGACGGAATAGAGATCGGGCCCAGCGGGGTTTTGACCGGCGTGGAAAATTACGACTGGGGATTGCCGGGCTCGGGCATTTTAATCTGGCATATTGACGAGCGCGTCATTCGCGAAAAAGGAGCGCAAAACAGGATTAACGACGATCCCAACTGGCGCGCCGTTGATCTGGAAGAAGCGGACGGTTCGCAGGATATCGGCCAGAATTACACGTTGCTGGATGCCGGCTACGGTACGGAGCTGGGCTGGTTTGCCGACTTCTGGTTTAAAAATCGTCCGGACTATTTGAAGAATTTTGAATTGTACCAGAATGAATTTTCATCCACATCGCGGCCGGCAACGCTTTCTAACTGGAATCACGCTCTTTCGCACATTAAGCTCTACAACTTTAGCGAAAACCGCGGCGATGTGATGTTTTTTTCTTTTACAAGAGAGATGACGGAAAAGGGCTTTCCGCTGTCCTTAACCGCAACCGCTGAACAAGCGGCGACCGATTTTCTGTGGCTCAAATATCGCAACGACAATTACCTCTATTTTGGGCTGGACAACGGGCAGGTAAAGGTTTTAACGGTGGACGATTCTTTGCAGCAGACGGAAATTTTTGCGGTTTATGACGATCAGGATGGCGCCCCGCTGCGCTATTTAAACGCCATGGAAATAAGCGGCGACGAAGCGTTTGATAATCTTGTAATGACCTATGAGCAGAAGATCGTCATTAAAGCGGTAGAGGATGCGCGGCAGTCTGCTTTAAATCCCGCTCTGGAGTGGCAGGCGCCGGCGTCAATCGTGGCCCGCCCGGTGGTTGATGGTAATCAATTGCTGGTGAACTGCGCCAACGATTCGTTGTATCGGCTGGAGGTGAACGGTTCGTCTTTAAGTGTTGTCGGACGTCAGGCGGGGTACGGAAATTATCGTTCGCTGGTGTTTTATCCGGAGTTCGCGTTGCCCGAGGGGCTAACGGTGGATTACATTGGAGTGGGCGTGCATGCCGACCAAACCCGCTTTTTGGCTATGGCTACCAGAGAGGATCAGCAAACCGTTTTTACGATCATAGAAGGTGGCAAAAAACGCTTTTTTACCATCGACGCCCTGCCGGTCGCCGATTTTTCTCTGGCCGACATGGACGGTAACGGCAGAGTGGATATTGTTTTTAATAGCGAGAATAAAATTTTCGCTTTGAACACTAACGGAACGTTTGTGACGGATTTTCCCATTGAGGTGGCTTTTGATCATGCCGATCGCCTGATCGGCACGCCTCTGATTGTCGATCTGGACGGCGACGGAGAGGCGGAGATTGTGGTCGCCTCGCAGAATGGCGGCTTGCTGGCTTTTAGCAGGCAGGGAAAATTGCTGGTTGATTTTCCGCTTTCTATCGGTGGCCAGATGAGCGGCAGCCCGGCTCTGGTTCAGTGGGATGAGGACGCGCCGCTGGAACTACTGGCTGTGAACGATCAGGGTTTGGTTACAGTGTGGGAGTTAAATTACAACGGGACGCCTGAAACGATCTGGCCGTTGGCCCGTTTGAATCCCACGGGCAATCCGGTTTTTCAACTGCAAGGCGGCAGCGCTGTACAGGAAGACGTCTCTTTGCTTCCGGCAGGGAGAGCCTACAACTATCCGAACCCCAATGAAGGGAATTTTACAACCATTCGCTATTACTTAAGCGAACCGGCGCAGGTGTTCATCCGCATTTTTGATCTGGCAGGCAAACGGATGCTAACCATTGATATGCCGGGCAGGGGGCAAACAGACAACGAGTTTGTGTGGAATGTGGAGGATGTGCCTTCCGGCGTTTATCTGTGCCAGATCGAAGCAAAATCGGACGTGAGCGGTAAAACCGAACGCCGTTTGTTTAAAATAATGGTTGTCCACTAA
- a CDS encoding acetyl-CoA carboxylase carboxyltransferase subunit alpha, whose translation MAKTKQRFILEFEKPIVNLEQKIAEMREYAAASHLDLEEDIKRLEKKAAELRREIYMNLSRWQRVQLARHPQRPYSLDYIERMCDYFEELHGDRRFSDDKAIVAGLAKIDDFSVVIVGQQKGRDTKENLYRNFGMPHPEGYRKALRIMELAAKFNKPIITLIDTPGAFPGIGAEERGQAEAIAYNLLRMARLPVPIINVIIGEGASGGALGIGVGDRILMAENGWYSVISPEGCAAILWRDASHAPQAAEAMKVTAPDLLRFGIIDEIIKEPEGGAHNDPDLAARFVKEAVLKHLKELIKIPTDKLLEQRLEKFAKMGAWKE comes from the coding sequence ATGGCCAAGACCAAGCAACGTTTTATACTTGAATTTGAAAAACCGATTGTTAATCTTGAACAAAAAATTGCAGAAATGCGCGAGTACGCTGCGGCCAGCCATTTAGACCTGGAAGAAGACATCAAACGGCTTGAAAAGAAAGCGGCCGAATTGCGTCGTGAAATTTACATGAACCTCTCGCGCTGGCAAAGGGTGCAACTGGCCCGCCATCCACAACGTCCTTACTCGTTGGATTACATTGAACGGATGTGCGATTATTTTGAGGAGTTGCACGGAGATCGTCGATTCTCAGATGATAAGGCCATTGTGGCCGGCCTGGCTAAAATAGATGACTTTTCGGTGGTGATTGTCGGGCAGCAAAAAGGGCGGGACACCAAAGAGAATCTTTACCGTAACTTTGGCATGCCCCATCCGGAGGGCTACCGTAAAGCTTTGCGTATTATGGAATTGGCCGCCAAATTTAATAAACCCATCATTACTTTAATCGACACGCCGGGAGCCTTTCCGGGCATTGGCGCCGAAGAGCGCGGGCAGGCCGAGGCTATTGCCTACAATTTGTTGCGTATGGCGCGTTTGCCCGTTCCGATCATTAATGTAATAATCGGCGAGGGCGCTTCCGGAGGGGCGCTGGGCATTGGCGTTGGCGATCGCATCTTAATGGCCGAAAATGGCTGGTATTCGGTCATCAGTCCGGAAGGCTGCGCGGCCATTTTATGGAGAGACGCCTCCCATGCCCCGCAGGCAGCCGAAGCCATGAAGGTAACCGCTCCCGATTTGCTGCGCTTTGGCATTATTGATGAAATTATTAAGGAGCCGGAAGGCGGCGCGCACAACGATCCTGATCTGGCGGCCCGATTCGTTAAAGAAGCCGTCTTAAAGCATCTAAAGGAATTGATTAAAATTCCGACAGATAAATTGCTGGAACAACGTCTGGAAAAATTTGCAAAGATGGGCGCCTGGAAAGAGTAA
- a CDS encoding acyl-CoA thioesterase, translating to MECTIEFRVRYAETDQMKFAHHAAYIVWFEMARIELLRKIDLSYAQLERDGLLLPVLEVNARFFKPAFFDDLLQIRARFNEIVKARLRIDYQVYRDEQRICEGYSVHAFMNSAGRPVRPPQFFLEKIRK from the coding sequence ATGGAATGCACGATTGAATTTCGCGTGCGCTATGCCGAAACAGATCAGATGAAATTTGCGCACCATGCGGCGTACATTGTCTGGTTTGAGATGGCGCGTATTGAGCTGTTGCGAAAAATCGATCTGTCATACGCGCAATTGGAAAGAGACGGGTTGCTTTTGCCCGTTCTGGAAGTAAACGCCCGATTCTTTAAGCCAGCTTTTTTTGACGACTTGTTGCAGATACGCGCCAGGTTTAATGAAATTGTGAAAGCCCGATTGCGCATTGACTATCAGGTTTACAGAGACGAACAGCGCATTTGTGAGGGATACAGCGTTCATGCTTTTATGAACAGCGCCGGACGCCCTGTTCGTCCGCCGCAATTTTTCCTGGAAAAAATCAGGAAATAA
- a CDS encoding PD40 domain-containing protein — translation MAMNDLKKILLIFLILGAVGTQAQFIEYNHPELRWQSFDTEHFTVHFHQGTRRTALLVGKIAEEIYPHVTGLYNYRPKDKIHFIIKDTDDYSNGGAFFFDNKIEIWASNLDYIMRGTKNWLRDVVTHEFTHMISIQKMIKTNLLFPYGFFQVFGYEKERRKDVVRGFPNVLVSYPLSSINIPVWFAEGTAQHQAPGARYDYRDPNREMIIRDRILHEQFLTYNSMTVFGKDSHGNESNYNLGFSFVNYLTRRFGEGVLAKITKNSSRWRYWTFESALKAATGVPADQLYKAWKDSLTAVYLQRTEVIRKNEVKGRPIEIRGSANLYPVFSPDGKWISYVSNAGEDYFSLNRLVLFDRQSGKKKAISQNISSSLSWSPDGRYLIYARQKRNSQGSAFNDLFVYDAQKEKEIRLTRNLRGRNPDFSRDGKKVVFVSETNGLNQLNVYYLPEDFGVGLDSVVYFNMEDGRLSKLKPNGSPDWRKVEFRGGKIEQILRFDDERQIYHPRWTADDRAIVFDTAIDYGRDIARYDLKSKKMDFILNSRVEERYPFLSGDGTFLYYAASPTGIYNIYRKNLQNGREELLTNVTGGALMPAVNERGELVYACYDSLGYHIYLIENPNGLNPELAVYQKDYLATIPPKNFDNSLPDDVQVREYKQTFGKVHILPRLMIDYGTIKPGFYLVSDDILNKYTLIGGAAINKDKDYDLYGYFQMNLFKPSVFVEVFNTSANIGDTVSISQGGYALRYDRDVNFDLTEARVGLQYYPRSYLKFSLAGVWRRYNAKIYTKPVYDPYRQRWEAPFTFHYNYLKGYAVELKVIADMVKKDRNRHIAPSGGRYVSFFYSREMSDFLEDFALSPIGIEEVYKNYTYNQFTLDWEEFFANPFWPSHAFSIRLNSGYIDRKVDSFFDLYAGGLLGMKGYSYFSIEGRHKLILSLAYRFPIWQNIDKLLAHIYFDKLYLGLFFDYGDAWNYLDKRFSIANFKKDVGVELRLNTFSYSLFPTRFFAQAAYPLDEIQNYDGSRKKLIRYPQEWRFYFGALYDFDLRERMESVGRRLGRIF, via the coding sequence ATGGCGATGAACGACTTGAAGAAAATTCTTTTAATCTTTTTAATACTGGGAGCGGTGGGGACGCAGGCGCAGTTTATTGAATACAACCATCCTGAACTGCGCTGGCAATCGTTTGATACCGAACATTTTACGGTGCATTTTCATCAGGGTACCAGGCGCACCGCTTTACTGGTGGGCAAAATAGCGGAAGAGATTTACCCCCATGTGACCGGCTTGTACAACTACCGGCCAAAGGACAAAATCCATTTTATCATTAAAGACACGGACGATTACTCTAACGGCGGCGCATTCTTTTTTGACAACAAGATCGAAATCTGGGCTTCTAATTTAGATTACATCATGCGCGGCACCAAGAACTGGCTGCGCGATGTGGTCACGCACGAATTCACGCACATGATTTCGATTCAGAAAATGATCAAAACCAATTTGCTGTTTCCTTATGGTTTTTTTCAGGTGTTTGGTTACGAAAAAGAACGGCGCAAGGACGTGGTGCGCGGTTTTCCCAATGTGCTGGTCAGTTATCCGCTTAGTTCCATCAATATCCCGGTGTGGTTTGCTGAAGGTACGGCCCAGCATCAGGCGCCGGGTGCCCGCTACGATTACCGCGATCCCAATCGTGAAATGATTATTCGCGATCGGATTTTGCACGAGCAGTTTTTGACCTACAACTCCATGACCGTCTTCGGCAAAGACAGCCACGGAAACGAGTCCAATTATAATCTGGGATTTTCATTTGTCAACTATCTGACGCGCCGTTTTGGCGAGGGCGTTTTAGCTAAAATTACGAAAAACTCTTCCAGGTGGCGATACTGGACGTTTGAAAGCGCGTTAAAGGCGGCCACGGGCGTGCCGGCCGATCAACTGTACAAGGCCTGGAAAGATTCCTTAACCGCCGTTTACTTACAGCGCACGGAAGTCATTCGAAAAAATGAGGTAAAGGGGCGGCCCATCGAAATCAGAGGCAGCGCCAATTTGTATCCTGTATTTTCGCCGGATGGCAAATGGATCTCTTACGTTTCCAATGCCGGCGAAGATTATTTTAGCTTAAATCGCCTGGTTTTGTTTGACCGGCAGAGCGGAAAAAAGAAAGCCATTAGTCAAAACATTTCATCGTCTTTAAGCTGGTCGCCGGACGGCCGTTATTTGATTTACGCCCGGCAAAAGCGCAACAGTCAGGGTTCAGCGTTTAACGATTTGTTTGTTTACGATGCGCAAAAAGAAAAAGAAATCCGTTTAACCAGAAATTTGCGCGGGCGGAATCCGGACTTTAGCCGCGATGGGAAAAAGGTGGTATTTGTTTCGGAAACCAACGGATTAAATCAGTTAAACGTTTATTATTTACCGGAAGATTTTGGCGTTGGATTGGACAGCGTGGTCTATTTTAACATGGAAGACGGACGCTTAAGTAAATTGAAGCCGAACGGCTCGCCGGATTGGCGTAAAGTCGAATTCCGCGGGGGAAAGATCGAACAGATTTTACGTTTTGATGATGAACGGCAGATTTACCACCCACGCTGGACGGCCGACGACCGGGCCATTGTGTTTGACACGGCCATTGATTACGGACGCGATATTGCCCGCTACGATTTAAAATCTAAAAAAATGGATTTTATTTTAAACAGCCGCGTGGAAGAGCGCTATCCCTTTTTAAGCGGGGACGGAACCTTTTTGTACTACGCAGCCAGTCCAACGGGTATTTACAATATCTATCGTAAAAATTTACAAAATGGCCGCGAAGAGCTGTTAACCAATGTAACCGGCGGCGCGTTGATGCCCGCGGTTAATGAACGGGGAGAGCTGGTGTACGCCTGCTACGATTCGTTGGGTTACCACATTTATTTGATTGAAAATCCGAATGGGCTGAATCCTGAGCTGGCCGTTTATCAGAAAGACTATCTGGCCACCATCCCGCCCAAAAATTTTGACAATAGCCTGCCCGACGATGTGCAGGTTAGAGAATACAAACAAACCTTTGGCAAAGTGCACATTTTGCCTCGTTTAATGATAGATTACGGCACGATTAAGCCGGGCTTTTATCTGGTTTCGGACGATATTTTAAATAAGTACACACTGATTGGCGGCGCGGCGATTAACAAAGACAAAGACTACGATTTGTACGGCTATTTTCAGATGAATCTTTTTAAGCCCAGCGTTTTTGTGGAAGTGTTTAACACCAGCGCCAATATCGGCGATACGGTTTCCATTTCGCAGGGCGGCTACGCGCTGCGCTATGATCGCGACGTCAATTTCGATTTAACGGAGGCGCGCGTTGGATTGCAGTACTACCCACGTTCATATTTAAAATTCAGTCTGGCCGGGGTGTGGCGCCGCTACAACGCCAAAATTTACACCAAACCGGTTTACGATCCTTACCGTCAGCGCTGGGAAGCGCCCTTTACTTTTCACTACAACTATTTAAAAGGTTATGCGGTGGAATTGAAGGTCATAGCCGATATGGTTAAAAAAGACCGCAACCGACACATCGCGCCTTCGGGCGGTCGCTATGTCTCTTTCTTTTACAGTCGCGAAATGAGCGATTTTTTAGAAGATTTTGCTTTAAGCCCCATAGGTATTGAAGAAGTTTACAAAAACTACACTTACAATCAGTTCACGCTGGACTGGGAAGAGTTTTTTGCCAATCCATTCTGGCCTTCGCACGCTTTTTCGATTCGTTTGAACAGCGGTTACATCGACCGCAAGGTGGACAGTTTTTTTGATTTGTACGCCGGCGGCCTGCTGGGTATGAAAGGCTACTCCTATTTCAGCATTGAGGGGCGCCATAAACTGATTCTTTCGCTGGCCTATCGGTTTCCCATCTGGCAGAATATCGACAAACTGCTGGCGCACATCTATTTTGATAAATTGTATCTGGGCCTGTTTTTTGACTACGGAGACGCCTGGAATTACCTTGACAAGCGTTTTTCCATCGCTAACTTTAAAAAGGATGTGGGCGTGGAGTTGCGCTTAAACACCTTTTCCTATTCGCTGTTTCCGACGCGTTTTTTTGCGCAGGCGGCTTATCCGCTGGATGAAATTCAGAATTACGACGGCAGTCGAAAAAAGTTGATTCGCTATCCACAGGAATGGCGTTTTTATTTTGGCGCTTTGTACGATTTTGACCTGCGCGAACGAATGGAGAGTGTGGGCCGGCGGCTTGGGAGGATTTTTTGA